From the genome of Spinacia oleracea cultivar Varoflay chromosome 2, BTI_SOV_V1, whole genome shotgun sequence, one region includes:
- the LOC110789900 gene encoding anaphase-promoting complex subunit 13-like, whose translation MAEILSLGILIDIVDEDWMRDTLPDDEIVLPPIAVVRTEDADEPSEETPAADGDTWHDLALGRQ comes from the exons ATGGCGGAGATATTGAGTTTAGGTATTCTCATTGATATTgttgatgaagattggatgagAGATACTCTTCCGGATGATG AGATTGTCTTACCACCAATTGCAGTTGTTCGAACTGAAGATGCCGACGAACCCA GCGAAGAAACTCCTGCAGCTGATGGAGATACTTGGCATGACCTTGCTTTGGGTAGACAGTGA
- the LOC110789896 gene encoding sodium transporter HKT1-like — MLRFNFLVEKYKHFQSFLCQSLIYIITSIIWVSTRIYEFIISHVTHFFIEVSYFILVSSLGFFILKSLNPNHNNNYNPKDLDLFFTSVSATTVSSMSTMEMEVFSNSQIVIITILMFIGGEVFTSMVGLHFSASKLKYTPLKARSRVNSVASLPLPPESFELGIIIPQETPTTTTTTTMEKTKSEIDFLIKSKSVRVLGYIVFAYLLVVHVLGISMVLIYVNVVTSAKNVLKKKGLKSFTFSTFTIVSTFASCGFIPTNENMQVFTQNPGLLIMLIPQILLGNTLFPSFLRLSIWVLGKFVKKDETEYLMRNSTEIGFHHLLPSKHCKLLVVTVSGFIMVQFILFCAMEWGFEGLNGLNVYQKIIGILFQCINSRHTGESILDLSSIASAILVVFVVMMYLPPYTSFLPIEEEQGEFAHIMLWKGVKKERKIVKNFIFSQLSYLAIFTILICITERRNMKDDPLNFNVFNIAFELISAYGNVGFSTGYSCGKQLKADPSCVNKWYGFAGSWSDEGKIILIIVMLFGRLKKFNLKGGKAWKLL; from the exons atgcTGAGATTTAACTTTTTAGTAGAAAAATATAAGCATTTTCAGAGCTTTTTATGTCAAAGTTTAATTTACATAATTACATCAATAATTTGGGTATCCACAAGAATTTATGAGTTTATCATATCTCATGTCACACATTTTTTCATTGAGGTAAGCTACTTCATTTTAGTATCAAGTTTAGGGTTCTTCATTTTGAAAAGTCTTAACCCTAACCATAATAACAATTATAACCCAAAAGATCTAGATTTGTTCTTCACCTCCGTCTCTGCGACAACGGTTTCAAGTATGTCTACCATGGAAATGGAGGTATTCTCGAATTCGCAAATCGTAATTATCACCATTTTAATGTTCATAGGAGGAGAGGTTTTTACCTCCATGGTAGGTCTCCATTTTTCAGCCTCTAAGCTCAAATACACACCTTTAAAAGCTAGAAGTAGGGTTAACTCTGTGGCTAGCCTTCCACTTCCACCCGAAAGCTTCGAGTTAGGGATCATTATTCCTCAAGAAactccaacaacaacaacaacaacaacaatggagAAAACAAAATCAGAAATAGATTTTCTCATAAAATCCAAGTCTGTTAGGGTTTTAGGTTACATAGTTTTCGCCTACTTACTCGTAGTTCATGTATTAGGGATTTCAATGGTGTTAATATACGTGAATGTTGTTACAAGTGCGAAAAATGTTCTTAAGAAAAAAGGTCTAAAATCATTCACTTTCTCAACTTTCACCATAGTCTCAACTTTTGCAAGTTGTGGATTCATCCCTACAAACGAAAACATGCAAGTATTTACCCAAAATCCaggtcttttaatcatgttaatCCCTCAAATCCTACTAGGGAACACATTGTTTCCCTCTTTCCTTCGATTATCGATATGGGTGTTAGGGAAATTCGTCAAGAAAGATGAGACTGAGTATTTAATGAGGAATTCGACGGAGATAGGGTTTCATCACTTGCTTCCTAGCAAGCATTGTAAGCTTTTAGTTGTGACCGTTTCTGGGTTCATAATGGTGCAATTTATACTGTTTTGTGCAATGGAATGGGGTTTTGAAGGATTAAATGGCCTAAATGTTTACCAAAAAATAATTGGAATTTTATTTCAATGTATAAATTCAAGACATACTGGTGAAAGTATTCTTGATCTTTCCTCCATTGCCTCGGCTATCTTGGTGGTCTTCGTCGTTATGAT GTATCTTCCACCTTATACTTCATTTCTGCCAATAGAAGAAGAGCAAGGAGAATTTGCCCATATTATGCTATGGAAAGGAGTAAAGAAGGAAAGAAAGATTGTGAAGAATTTCATTTTCTCTCAACTCAGTTATCTTGCCATCTTCACTATACTCATTTGCATTACTGAGAGGCGAAACATGAAAGATGATCCCCTCAATTTCAACGTTTTTAACATCGCCTTTGAACTTATTAG TGCATATGGAAACGTTGGGTTCTCAACAGGGTACAGCTGCGGCAAGCAATTGAAAGCTGATCCAAGTTGTGTAAATAAATGGTATGGATTTGCAGGGAGTTGGAGTGATGAAGGCAAAATCATTCTTATTATAGTTATGCTTTTTGGAAGACTCAAGAAGTTTAACTTGAAAGGAGGCAAAGCATGGAAACTTCTTTAA
- the LOC110789901 gene encoding galacturonokinase encodes MGGFSWPSEAELNELKKVVAEMAGRTTDDVKVVVSPYRICPLGAHIDHQGGAVSAMTINKGILLAFVRSGNPEMVLRSAQFGGEVRFRVDESNHPKKVAKAEEVFNANGSTKLEEECCWGRYARGAAYALKSKGNILNQGIIGLISGSSGLDSSGLSSSAAVGLAYLLALENANNISISPTDNIEYDRLIENEYLGLNNGILDQSAILLSKQGCLTFMDCKTKEYKLVNPSNLKENDVNGVPKSYKILLACSGLKHALTSDTGYNRRVSECREAARVLLDDAGKHEVDAVLSNVEREVYEAHKDKLEPLLARRAEHYFSENMRVMKGVEAWASGRMDDFGKLITASGRSSIDNYECGCKPLIELYEVLLRAPGVLGARFSGAGFRGCCIALVDSDKASEAASFVKNEYNKLEPELVGNITQEAAVLICESGDGARVIASP; translated from the exons ATGGGTGGATTTTCATGGCCTTCTGAAGCAGAG ttgaATGAGTTAAAGAAGGTAGTAGCTGAGATGGCTGGAAGAACTACCGATGATGTTAAGGTGGTTGTCTCCCCATACAGGATTTGTCCTTTGGGAGCACACATTGATCATCAG GGTGGAGCCGTTTCAGCTATGACAATAAACAAGGGAATTCTTCTTGCTTTTGTTCGTTCTGGCAATCCTGAG ATGGTATTGCGTTCTGCACAGTTTGGAGGAGAAGTAAGGTTCAG AGTTGATGAAAGTAACCATCCTAAAAAGGTTGCAAAGGCAGAAGAAGTTTTTAATGCCAATGGTTCAACTAAATTGGAAGAAGAGTGTTGTTGGGGAAGATATGCTAGGGGAGCTGCTTATGCATTGAAAAGTAAAGGGAATATTCTCAATCAG GGTATTATTGGGTTGATCAGCGGTTCTTCTGGCCTTGACAGCTCTGGCCTTAGCTCTTCTGCTGCT GTTGGACTTGCTTACCTATTGGCTTTGGAAAATGCAAATAATATATCGATTTCTCCAACAGACAATATTGAGTATGACCG GCTGATTGAAAATGAATATCTAGGCTTGAACAATGGCATATTGGATCAGTCTGCAATACTGCTTTCAAAACAGGGTTGTCTAACCTTCATGGACTGCAAG ACCAAAGAATACAAGCTTGTAAACCCTTCAAACTTGAAAGAGAATGACGTGAATGGAGTACCGAAATCATACAAGATATTGTTGGCATGTTCTGGTCTGAAGCATGCTTTGACTAGTGATACTGGATATAATCGCCGAGTTTCTGAATGTCGAGAGGCAGCAAGAGTTCTCTTAGA TGATGCTGGGAAGCATGAAGTGGATGCTGTTCTATCTAATG TTGAACGAGAAGTTTATGAAGCTCACAAG GACAAGCTAGAACCTCTTCTTGCTCGAAGAGCGGAGCATTATTTCTCAGAGAATATGCGTGTGATGAAAG GAGTTGAAGCATGGGCTTCGGGTAGGATGGATGATTTCGGAAAATTAATTACCGCCTCTGGTAGAAGTTCAATTGACAATTATGAATGTG GATGTAAACCTCTGATAGAGCTCTATGAAGTCCTTCTGAGAGCTCCTGGTGTGTTAGGAGCCAGGTTTAGTGGCGCTGGTTTCCGGGGATGCTGCATTGCATTAGTCGATTCTGATAAAGCTTCGGAAGCCGCTTCATTTGTGAAAAACGAGTACAATAAGCTTGAGCCTGAATTGGTTGGCAACATCACCCAAGAAGCCGCAGTTTTGATTTGTGAATCCGGGGATGGTGCTCGTGTCATTGCTTCCCCATAA